DNA sequence from the Sinorhizobium alkalisoli genome:
GACAGCCCGCTGGCGCGCTCGGCCTCCGATCATCTCCCGTTGCTGGTCGAGTTGGAACTGGAACCTCACAGGCGGTCGATCGAAAAGGATAACCTGCCCACCTACGGAAGCGGAGCTCCGCCGCTCCCCTGACCTCCCGGCCGGCCGGCGATGCGTTTGGCGATCAGCGCCGGGCGAGCTGCACCGTCCATCCGGCAAAGTTGATTGTACGTCCTCTATAGCGCCGGCGGCCGTCCTCGCGGGCGCTTGATGCAATGGCTCGATATGCGGCCGGCGACGACGCCATCCTCCGACGGCTGAACCGGGATGCCGTGCTTGCGAAAGACGGCCGTCGCTCAGTTCATCAGATCGTAGGGGATGCGGTAGCCGTTCTCTTCCAGCCAGCCGATCAAAGCCTTTGGCTCGTCGGTCTGGATGATGGTGGCGCCGCGGTCGATCCAGAAGCCCCAGCTTTCCTGCGGCAGGCCGTCGAGCACGGCACGCTCGTCGCCGCGCCCGCCCGCCAACATGCCTGGCGGCCGGTTGACGATCGGATAGGTGTTGACCCAGAGATGCCAGTTGCCGCGGATAGCCTCGGCGCGAGCCTTGGCCGAAAACAGCACGCCGCCGTCCTTCGTCATGGGCGTGCCGTCGGCATGCCAGTGGACGAGCTCGGCCGCCGGCGCGCCGAAGGTACCGGTCGCCTGGGCCATGAAGCGGGCATCATGCACCGCGTCGTCGGCGAGGATCGGCATGAAGGTGACGTCGGGGCCGACCGCAGCCATCAGCGCCCGGGTGTCGGCGATGCGGCGCTCGTTCCAGAGGTTTTCCTTGATAAGGATCTGGTCGGCCATTCCGAAGGCGCGCGCCTCGGCGGCGATCTCGGGCAGGACCGCCGCCGTCAGCTTGTTGTCGATATTGACGAGGATCCTGTCCTTCGCCACCAGAAGCGCCTCCTTCAGGGTCGGCACGGTCTCGTCGGTCACGATGCCCCCGCCCTCGACGATCAGCCGGCAGTTCTTCAGCTCGGCCACCGTCCGGGTCTTGGTTTCGCCGCGGCAGGTCGTCGTGCGATCGAGGAAGTCGTCATGCATGAGGACGAAGGTGCCGTCCGCGGATTTGCGCACATCGAGTTCGATCATCTCGGCGCCGAGGGCGATGGCATTGCGGATGGCCTCGAGCGAGTTCTCCGCCCGGACCATCCGGCCCTGATCCTTCCAGCCGGTGCGGTGGGCGACGACCATGACGTGGCGCCGCCAGTCGTTCGCGTGTTTCAGCCGGTCGAGGATCTGGGTCGCGCGTGTCGTCTCGGCAGAGAATGCCGGCGGGCAAACGAAGGCGAAAACGAGGGCGGAGAGGAAGAGAGCTGTCCAGCGCATGCGATTCGCTCCTGAGCCGATTTCGGTTCTGAAGCGAGTAGGGGCCGGGCATGACAGCGCCGTGAATCAGCGATGACAGCTCGATGAACCCTTTGTATCAGGACGATGACGATCCAGGGAGGCAGGGGGGTCGATCAGGCGCCTGGCGGCGGCAGCCGCGTCCCGAAGCCGTTGACGTCGCGACCGGCCGCAGCCTTGGCTGTGGGCCCGGAAGATCGTGACCCGCGAGCGAGCCACCTCAAAGGGGAAAGAGCAGATAGATCGCCACGCACGTGGCCGCGCCGACGATGATGTTCATCGGAATGCCGACCTTGAGGAAATCGGAGAAGCGGTAATTGCCTGCGCCGTAGACCAGCGTATTGGTCTGGTAACCGATCGGCGTGGCGAAGCTGGCGCTGGCTCCCAGCATCACAGCCACCACGAACGGCCGGGGGTCCACGCCGAGCTGATTTGCCAGGCCAATGGCCAAGGGGGTGATCAACACGGCGACGGCGTTGTTGGTCACCACTTCGGTCAAAATTGAGGTGAGCGCATAAAGTGCGACGAGCGTCACGAACGGCGGCAGTCCGGCTATCCAGGGAGTGAGGCTGTCGACAATGAGCGCAACAGCGCCGGTGTTCGCAAGACCCTGGCCGACAATCAGCATCGCGATGATCAGGATCAGGATCGAACCGTCGATCGAGCTCCAGGCCTCGTCGGCATCGATACAGCGCAACAGAAGCATGGCCGCGACCGCCAGCATGGCCAATATGCCGATGTCCATCAGGCCGAGCGCCGCGATGGCCACAACCGCCGCAAGCGCGAGGACGGCGATGGGGGCCTTGCCGCGCCGGTAAGGCCTGCCGCTCGCCCGAGTTACCGAGACGAGGTCGGCATCGTCCATGAGCGCGTCGAGATTGGCCGCCGGTCCTTCAAGCAAAAGCTTGTCTGCCGGGCGCAGCCTGACATTCTCAAGGTCCGGACCGGGTATATGCTGATGGCGGTGGGCCCCGAGCACACGAATGCCATAGCGGCGGCCGAGCGCCAGATCCACGAGTCGCTCACCGGCGCTCGCGCGATGCGGTGCGACCACGGCTTCCACCGGCACGGCATCCTGGGCACGTTCCACGCCGCGGCGCAGCCCGACACGCAACTCCGGCTTCTCGTTCAATGTCAAAAGCTCCGAGGTCGTCCCGAAGACGATCAGCGAATCGCCCTTCTTGAGTATCCGCTCGCCGAGATCGGTGCGGATCACCTCGCCGGCGCTGCGCAGCGCCTGGATCCTGAGGCCAGGCCGATTGAAGTCGGGAATCGCGCGGATCTTCCTGCCGACATATTTGTCGTCGCCGCGGATGGTGATCTCGGACAGGAATTCTCCCTCGGCGCTTGGCGCGGCTTCGTTCACGCGACGGTCCGGCAGGAGATAACGCCCGAGCAGCAACATCGTTATCGTGCCCGCCGTGGCCGCCACCATACCGATCGGCGTTATCTCGAAGATGGAGAAGGGCGCGAGTCCTGAAGACCTCGCCACGCCGTCTACCAGGATGTTGGTCGAGGTGCCGATCAGCGTGCATGTGCCGCCGAGTATCGCGGCGTAGGAGAGGGGAATGAGCAGCCGGGTGGCGGCGATGTCGAGCGATCGCGCGAGTCGCATCACGATCGGCATAAGGATGAGAACAACCGGCGTGTTGTTCATGAAGGCGGAGGCTGTGACGGTCGCGAGGAGAAAGATCGCCACCGCGAATGTGGGCTGATGGGCCGCACGTGCGATCACCATGCCTGTCAGGCTCTCGAGCACACCGGTCCTCACCAGCGCACCGGAAAGGACGAAGAGCGCTCCAATCGTGATTGGCGCGGAATTCGAGAACGCGCTCATTGCGTCGGTTGCCGGAACGAAGCCGAACAGCAGGAACAATGCCGCGCCGCCGACCGCCGTAACTTCGGGAGGATAACGTTCCACAACGAAACCGATGAGCAGAAGCAATATGATCGCCAGGGCGACATAGGCTTCATAGCCGGCGAGGAAATTTGCCATTCATCACCCCTGGATGAGCCACATCGGGCCGCGCCATTCTCCTCCTCTGTCGCCATTTTGAACCGGCGCAGGGCACAAGGAGTGTGAGAAATGCGGGATAGTTCGGCTGGGTGAATCTGCCCAGGCGGCTGAGCGCGTGGCGAATGTTGGAAACCTCATGCAGACACCACAGGGTCTATACCAGCGAGAATTGACTCCGTCTTGTGCCAAATGGAGGTTCGGCATGACGGCAGCGATTTCGCTACGTGTAGACTTTGACGGACCTGCGCTCAAGAGGGCGGCGAAGACGGCAAGGCGCGCCGCTCGGGTTCACGGCGGAGAACATGGCGGAGGCAGCGGAATCCTGGATGACGCCGGCAAGCCCTTCCGGCCTTCCGGCTGGCTTGCGTGGCCAGTCGAGACCTTGTTCAAAGGCCTCGAACGCAGGATCCAAGGGTGGCACAGCGCCCGCGCGTCAGAACAGACGTGAGGCGCCGCATGTGACGCGAAGCCGCTGTCAGCTCAATAGCCGCCCACGATCGGCAGGATTTCGCCGGTGATGTAGCTGGAGCAATGCGGTGAAGCGAGGAAGACGTAGGCGGGCGCGATCTCCTCCGGCTGGGCCGCCCGTTTCATCGGCGTGTTCGATCCGAATTTCTCGACCGCTTCGGCCGGCTTGTCGGAGGGATTGAGCGGCGTCCAGACCGGGCCGGGTGCGACCGCGTTGACGCGGATGCCTTTCGGCACGAGGTGGCCGGACAGCGCGCGCGTGAAGGCGTGAATGCCGCCCTTGGTCATCGAATAGTCCAAAAGGTCCTTCGATCCCTCGAGCCCCGTCACCGAACCGGTATTGATGATCGCCGATCCGTTCGGCATGTGCGGGATCGCGGCCTTCGCCATGTAGAAATAGCCGTAGAGATTGGTCTTCAGCGTCTCGTCGAAATGCTCCTCGCTCAGGTCCTCGATGTCATAGGTATGAACCTGGAAGGCCGCATTGTTCACGAGAACATCGAGATGGCCGAACGTCTTCACCGTTTCTTCCACCGCCCGGCGGCAGAAGGCGGGGTCCTTCACGTCGCCGCGGATGGTAAGGCACCGCCGGCCTTCCTTCTCGACGGCTCTCCGGGTGTCGCTTGCGTCCTCGGTCTCGTCGAGATGCACGATCGCCACATCCGCTCCTTCGCGCCCGAAGAGCACGGCGACCGAGCGGCCGATTCCGGAATCGCCGCCGGTGATCAGGGCGACCTTGTCCTTCAGCTTGTCGGACCCCTTGTAGAAGGGCGCATCATACATTGGCTGAAGCGGCAGCTCGGCTTCGCTGCCGGGCTTTGCCTGGTGAACCTTCGGAAGCGGCGGTTCGGGATAGCGCCGGGCGCCGGCCTGCATCGAACCCTTGCTTTCAGGCTTGCCCTTCTTGTCGGCGGCCGCCACTTCGGACTGGATCTCGCGTTGTTTCTTGGCGGTTGCTGAAGATTTCATGGGGAGGCTCCTTTCGGTTCTGGCTCTAGAACTCGTCCGGAGGGCAAAAGTTGCGCGACAGCGGTCGCTTCGGCACACGTCGACCTCCTGAAACTTGCGACGCTCACGTGGTCCGGGCACGTCGAATGGCAGGTGTTGTCTCCCTTAGCCATGACTGGTGCGGGGGGCTGGCGCGTCAGAGTGCGAGCATAGCGATGGTGCTCGCGGCCATCACTATCGCGGTGAGGCCGCCGCCGGCCGCCATCCACCAGGGCGCGGTCAGTTTCCCCATGATGCGCGGATTGACGGCCATCATGGTAATGGCCGCGATCAACGGGGCAGCAAGCATACCGTTGATGACTGCACTCCAATAGAGCATCAGGAACGGATCGAGGCCTGCAAGGAATACGGCGACGCTGCCGAGCGTCGCTGCGGCTATGGTCCCGTAAAATGCCTTGGCCCTTTTGAGCGGCTTGTTCAAGCCCTGCGGCCACTGGAAGAGTTCGGCAACGGCATAGGCAGCGGATCCGGCCAGGACGGGGACTGCCAGCATTCCGGTGCCGATGATTCCGGCGGAGAATACGACGAAGGCAAACTCGCCGGCGATCGGCCGGAGAGCCTCCGCCGCCTCGGCCGACGTTTCGATGTGGGTCACGCCGTTCTGGTGAAGCGTGGCGGCCGTCGCCAGGATGATGAACAGCGCCACGAGATTGGAAAAGCCCATGCCGACAAGCGTGTCGAGGCGGATACGCGCCAGTTCCGGTGCGGCTGCTGCGGGCTCTGCCTTCAGCCTTGACTGCTGCCGACGGCTGAGCTCCTCGATTTCCTGCGCCGCCTGCCAGAAAAACAGGTAGGGGCTGATCGTGGTGCCCAGAATCGCAAGCAGCGCCATTGCGTGCCGAGCATCGAGGGAAAACTGCGGGAGGAAAATGCCACGCAGTGCCTCCGGCCAGGGGACCTCAACGGCAAGGACGACGGCAACATAGGCAAAAAGCGAGAGGGTCAGCCACTTGAGAAAAAGCGCATACCGCCGGTAGGGAACAAACACTTCGAGGCAAACGCAGATGATCGCAAAGAGCGCCGCGTAGAGGACCTGTGGGCCGTCGATCAGGAGGTAAAGGGCTGCGCCCATGGCTGCAAGGTTGGCGCCAATATTGATGAAGTTTGCTGCAAACAGCATCGACACGGCTGTCCTTGCCAGCCACAGGGGATAGTGCCGGCGCAGGTTCTCGGCAACGCCACGGCCGGTAACGGCACCGATGCCGGCGCTCAATCCCTGGACCGTCACCATGAGGGGGTAGGTGAGGATCATCGTCCAGCCGAGGGTGAAGCCGAATTGCGCGCCGACTTGGCTGTAGGTGGCGATGCCGCTCGGGTCGTCATCGGCGGCCCCGGTCACGAGACCTGCGCGCAGACCTTTCAAAATGTGCAGCGCCTTCGGTTTCGCGGGTGTGTGGGGTTTCGCGGGTGTTTGGGGAGACGAGGTTTCCGTCATATCAGGCCACCCCAGGCGTCCGATCGCCGACGACCGCAACGAACGTGCCGCTTCCCCGCCAGCAGCGGAACTGCGCATGTTCACTTGAAGACTTCCATCTGCGAGCGGTCATCCAGGCTTTCCGACGCAATTCCTTCGCGCTCTACGGTCCCGCCTTGCAAGCGAGCGCGGGAATAATGCCGCGGCCATCATCTTGTTCCGCCTTCCAGGCGATCAGCCACACCCCCTCCCAGCTTCCAGAGCCTTGTGGAAACACTCAGGGCACCGTGACGACGATCGCGGAACACCGTCCGCTTCCCCTTCGGCAATAGCCGTGGCTCACGCTGGAATCGAAATAGGCGGCGTCCCCTTTTCCAAGCAACACGGTCTCCGCGCCCACCGTCAGTTCGAGCTCGCCCTCGATTATGAAGACCAACTCGGCACTTCCGTGCTGGTGCGGGTCGGACGGTCGCGAATCCATCGGGAATTCCGCATAGTAGCTCTCCATCCGGCGATCCGGAGCCGGGTAGTCGAGGCTCTCGAAGAGGTAGGCAGGCGGCCCCTTCGCCGGCGGCACCGGCAGGCGCAGGCGTTCACTTGCCCGAACGACCGAGACCAGCGGTCGCTGCCGGTCGCGGCTGAAGAAGTGATCGAGGCCGACGCCGAATACCAATGCGATGCGCACGAGAGTGGGAAGCGTGGGGAAGAGCCGCCCCCGTTCGATCTTGGACAGCATCGCGGTGGAAAGCCCCGTATGCGCCGCGAGCTGTGTCAGGGCGAGCTGCTTCTTGAGGCGCAGCGCGCGGATCCGCGGTCCGATCTGATAGCGCTCCAGTTCCGTTTCAAGCGTCTTTGAGAGTCCGTCCATATCAACTTGTTTTCTTCTCATGCCCTGTCGATGCGGCATCTTATCATTTCATGAAAAGAAATGTAACTATCACGAAAACTTGAGTGGAATGAAAATAAGATTTCTCTAAATGAAAGGTGGCCGCAGGCATGACGCCGACGGTTCTGACCAGGAGTTGAAGCATGAGGTACAAGTTTGCACAGAGAGCGGCCATCGCCGCCGCAACCATGGGATTGGTTCTCGGGCTGAAGGCGGGCGTTGCCGCGGAAAAGGACATCGTCGACACGGCCGCCGCGGCCGGGCAGTTTCAGACGCTTGCTGCGGCTATCGACGCGGCAGGTCTCACCGAGACGCTGAAGGGAGCCGGTCCCTTTACGGTTTTCGCCCCGACCGACGACGCCTTTTCGAAACTGCCCACAGGCACGGTCGAGAGCCTTCTGAAGCCGGAGAACAAGGAAAAGCTCGTTAGCGTGCTCACCTATCACGTGGTCCCGGGCAGGGTCCTGGCGGCGGACGTCGTGAAGCTGAACGAGGCAAGGACCGTCAATGGCAAGGCGGTTTCAATCAAGAGCTCCGGCGACGGCGTAATGGTCAACGACGCTCATGTGACGGCGGCCGACGTTGACGCGTCTAACGGTGTCATCCACGTCATCGACAAGGTGATCCTGCCGCCGGAAGGCTGATAAGGGGTGCTGGAGGGGTGCGCCGTCGGCGCCCCCTCGATGGAGGAAACCATGAAGACTGTGAATCTGATCACGCTCGCGCTCATTGTGGTGGGGGGATTGAACTGGGGTCTTGTCGGCCTTTTCGGACTAGATCTTGTGGCTGCCCTGTTCGGCGCCGGCTCGGCACTGTCCCGCATCGTCTATGTCGCGGTTGGTGTTGCCGCCGCGGCGCAGCTCGTGCCGCTCTTCTCCGGCTTCGGTGGCGGCAAATTCACCGCCGAACGGGGCTGATGATCAGAGGCAATCGGACGCAAAGGTCGCTGGAGCACTGGCTGCCTCCCGACGCGGGCATCACCAAAGGCGAAGGATCATGTCTGTCAAATGGGTGGAAGTGAACGACCGCATGCAGCAGGGCTACCATTATGCCTTGACCGCGACCGCCGGGGAAAACTTTCATGAGGACTTCACGCCGGAGCTCACACCTGCCGAGATGCTGGCCCTTGGGGTGTTCGGCGGGAAATATATGACGGATTGCCTGGACGAGTTCCCGGAAGAGTGGTTCGTGGGCGCGCGGCTGTCGCCGCGACGAGACCCGGAACTCAACTACTTCGGAGTCGATGCCGGTCAGCCGCTCAGCGTGTGGCGTGCCAAAGGGTGGATCCATCCCGATGATCCGCGCGGCTGGTTCCAGTGGTACTGCCGCTATTTCCTGGGTCGGCGGTGGCCGGGTGAAGACGACCGCCAGATCGGGCGATGGAATGCCATGCGGCGCCATCTGGCCCAGCTTCGCCGCCATTGCGAGCCGTGCGAATGGCGCTGCCGCCCGCGGCAGCGCCAGGCGCTGCTTCAATGGGCTTATGACAGCCGTGGATTTGAAGGGCCGCAGCCAAGCCTGCGACGTCATCGCCAAGGAGAATCGGCGAACAAACCCACGGCCGCCCTGGGACCTGGATCGCACGCCGGCCCTTCGCCGGCTCTAACCCTTGTTTGCCGCTCTTTTCGAGCCCTCCCGATCCGAAGCGCGATCCCGGACTTTCATAATCGACGGGCCCTCTTCGCGCCCGCGACTTGCCGAAACGGGTTGCGGCGCCGCCTCGGCGCCGGGATGCAGATAGCCGGGATCGAATTCGGCAAGTCGCGCGAGGCCCGCCGGATCCCGGATTATGATGCCGTTGCGGTGTTGCTCGATCAGCCCCATCGCCTTGAGTTTGCCGATTGTGCGGCTGACATGTTCCGTCGTCAGGCCCAGGAAGTCACCGATCCACCGTTGCGGCAGCAGGATACGCCTCGCGCGCGACGGCGAGACGCCGGCGAGCTCCCGGCGCAGGCGGAATTCGGTCAGCAGGTGCGCCAGCCGCCGGATCGCAGGGCGTCGACCCACGCTCAGCAGGCGCTCGAACAGGATGGAGCGATCACGAGTCTCCTGGTGCAGGAGCAGGATTGGTATCTGCGGATAGCGTGCAAACAGGTCGAGAACCCTGCTGGCCGAGATCTCCACGATCTCCACGTCCGTCAGCGCGGCAAGAAAATGGTTCGACTCGCCGAAAAGAATGCAGCCGAGGTCACAGAACCGCGTCGGAAAGACCAGATCCGCGCTCTGCCTCTCACCGTTCCGCAGGATCCGGTACTGAACCGCCAGTCCTTCGACCAGTATCCTTGCGGCGTCGGCGGGTTCTTCCGGCCTGTATATCGTATCACCTCGCTGGAACCGGCGGATTTCTCTTGGGGTATTCAGGATCGCCTGCTTTTCCGATTCAGCGAGAGGAAGATGACGGACAAATCGTATCATAGCTCCCTTCCGTTCGTGATCGTCCCCTGCCAACCTGAGGGTGCACCGCCTGCGGGAGCGCTGGAACGGGCTGTAGGGCGCCGCGCGTCCTCGCACACGCATACTGCAGGTTTGCGCAGGGCAGGCAAGGCCCATTGATGATGACTGTCCATGATCTGGATCAATGATCGCTGTGGATTGTTTTGGCTATTTTAGCACGACTTAAGACAATATTCGCCTGGCCGTGCTGACAGATTGGGAGAAGACGATGGGTGCATACTCGACAAACCGTTTTCACCGGGTGGAGCGTCAGGAGCAGACAGTACCCGGGCCGGATTTCCGCGTGACCTACTCCAGAAGCTCGGGATGGCAGATCCAGATCGTTTCACGGCAAGGGCATGAATGGGTCAGGGCAAATGCGAGCTCGGCACTCTTCAACTATGATGGCGGTCGCATCGTGACCGACCTCGCTGGCGTCAATCTCCTCGTGTACAACGCGCGAACGGACGGATTGAAGACCGAGTATATCGGCCCGCGTCGTATCCTCACATTTTGACCGCGCACCTTTTGCGGAACGACACCGTCGCTGGCGGCTTCTACAGCGCCGCGCGCTTATCAGACGACGCAAAGGTCGCTGTAGCACTTTGGATCACTGCATGTCTTTGCCCTTAAATCGAGGTCGATTTGAGGAGACATACAGCAGGCGGGAACCGCCGGCTTCCCAACGGAGGGAGCGGTCATGAACCGGCACCTTGCAGTGTCGACAGAGGTGCGGGCCGCGATTGCCACTTATCTGCGCGACAGGCGGGGAACGCTCGTGGAGATCAGC
Encoded proteins:
- a CDS encoding glycerophosphodiester phosphodiesterase family protein, translating into MRWTALFLSALVFAFVCPPAFSAETTRATQILDRLKHANDWRRHVMVVAHRTGWKDQGRMVRAENSLEAIRNAIALGAEMIELDVRKSADGTFVLMHDDFLDRTTTCRGETKTRTVAELKNCRLIVEGGGIVTDETVPTLKEALLVAKDRILVNIDNKLTAAVLPEIAAEARAFGMADQILIKENLWNERRIADTRALMAAVGPDVTFMPILADDAVHDARFMAQATGTFGAPAAELVHWHADGTPMTKDGGVLFSAKARAEAIRGNWHLWVNTYPIVNRPPGMLAGGRGDERAVLDGLPQESWGFWIDRGATIIQTDEPKALIGWLEENGYRIPYDLMN
- a CDS encoding SLC13 family permease; this translates as MANFLAGYEAYVALAIILLLLIGFVVERYPPEVTAVGGAALFLLFGFVPATDAMSAFSNSAPITIGALFVLSGALVRTGVLESLTGMVIARAAHQPTFAVAIFLLATVTASAFMNNTPVVLILMPIVMRLARSLDIAATRLLIPLSYAAILGGTCTLIGTSTNILVDGVARSSGLAPFSIFEITPIGMVAATAGTITMLLLGRYLLPDRRVNEAAPSAEGEFLSEITIRGDDKYVGRKIRAIPDFNRPGLRIQALRSAGEVIRTDLGERILKKGDSLIVFGTTSELLTLNEKPELRVGLRRGVERAQDAVPVEAVVAPHRASAGERLVDLALGRRYGIRVLGAHRHQHIPGPDLENVRLRPADKLLLEGPAANLDALMDDADLVSVTRASGRPYRRGKAPIAVLALAAVVAIAALGLMDIGILAMLAVAAMLLLRCIDADEAWSSIDGSILILIIAMLIVGQGLANTGAVALIVDSLTPWIAGLPPFVTLVALYALTSILTEVVTNNAVAVLITPLAIGLANQLGVDPRPFVVAVMLGASASFATPIGYQTNTLVYGAGNYRFSDFLKVGIPMNIIVGAATCVAIYLLFPL
- a CDS encoding SDR family oxidoreductase, producing MKSSATAKKQREIQSEVAAADKKGKPESKGSMQAGARRYPEPPLPKVHQAKPGSEAELPLQPMYDAPFYKGSDKLKDKVALITGGDSGIGRSVAVLFGREGADVAIVHLDETEDASDTRRAVEKEGRRCLTIRGDVKDPAFCRRAVEETVKTFGHLDVLVNNAAFQVHTYDIEDLSEEHFDETLKTNLYGYFYMAKAAIPHMPNGSAIINTGSVTGLEGSKDLLDYSMTKGGIHAFTRALSGHLVPKGIRVNAVAPGPVWTPLNPSDKPAEAVEKFGSNTPMKRAAQPEEIAPAYVFLASPHCSSYITGEILPIVGGY
- a CDS encoding NRAMP family divalent metal transporter; amino-acid sequence: MKGLRAGLVTGAADDDPSGIATYSQVGAQFGFTLGWTMILTYPLMVTVQGLSAGIGAVTGRGVAENLRRHYPLWLARTAVSMLFAANFINIGANLAAMGAALYLLIDGPQVLYAALFAIICVCLEVFVPYRRYALFLKWLTLSLFAYVAVVLAVEVPWPEALRGIFLPQFSLDARHAMALLAILGTTISPYLFFWQAAQEIEELSRRQQSRLKAEPAAAAPELARIRLDTLVGMGFSNLVALFIILATAATLHQNGVTHIETSAEAAEALRPIAGEFAFVVFSAGIIGTGMLAVPVLAGSAAYAVAELFQWPQGLNKPLKRAKAFYGTIAAATLGSVAVFLAGLDPFLMLYWSAVINGMLAAPLIAAITMMAVNPRIMGKLTAPWWMAAGGGLTAIVMAASTIAMLAL
- a CDS encoding helix-turn-helix domain-containing protein — protein: MDGLSKTLETELERYQIGPRIRALRLKKQLALTQLAAHTGLSTAMLSKIERGRLFPTLPTLVRIALVFGVGLDHFFSRDRQRPLVSVVRASERLRLPVPPAKGPPAYLFESLDYPAPDRRMESYYAEFPMDSRPSDPHQHGSAELVFIIEGELELTVGAETVLLGKGDAAYFDSSVSHGYCRRGSGRCSAIVVTVP
- a CDS encoding fasciclin domain-containing protein translates to MGLVLGLKAGVAAEKDIVDTAAAAGQFQTLAAAIDAAGLTETLKGAGPFTVFAPTDDAFSKLPTGTVESLLKPENKEKLVSVLTYHVVPGRVLAADVVKLNEARTVNGKAVSIKSSGDGVMVNDAHVTAADVDASNGVIHVIDKVILPPEG
- a CDS encoding DUF378 domain-containing protein; the protein is MKTVNLITLALIVVGGLNWGLVGLFGLDLVAALFGAGSALSRIVYVAVGVAAAAQLVPLFSGFGGGKFTAERG
- a CDS encoding Crp/Fnr family transcriptional regulator, whose protein sequence is MGLACPAQTCSMRVRGRAAPYSPFQRSRRRCTLRLAGDDHERKGAMIRFVRHLPLAESEKQAILNTPREIRRFQRGDTIYRPEEPADAARILVEGLAVQYRILRNGERQSADLVFPTRFCDLGCILFGESNHFLAALTDVEIVEISASRVLDLFARYPQIPILLLHQETRDRSILFERLLSVGRRPAIRRLAHLLTEFRLRRELAGVSPSRARRILLPQRWIGDFLGLTTEHVSRTIGKLKAMGLIEQHRNGIIIRDPAGLARLAEFDPGYLHPGAEAAPQPVSASRGREEGPSIMKVRDRASDREGSKRAANKG